From Nicotiana tabacum cultivar K326 chromosome 15, ASM71507v2, whole genome shotgun sequence, the proteins below share one genomic window:
- the LOC107822058 gene encoding G2/mitotic-specific cyclin-2-like isoform X1, translating into MVGSDENCQGVIMASNVQGAGGGKVTMGHNRRALSTINGNIVEAPAYPCKVHKRNGITDKSANGVKNPPIPIHRPVTSMGDSCCFRKFAAQMATKLQQPTVTKQPVQTATDRNESEDRIIIDVEDYKATSDYDPVPMFVQHTEAMMEEIDRMDAETEMEDVEETLIVDIDSADKKNPLAVVEYIDDMHAYYKKTESSSCAPPNYMEQQFDINERMRAILIDWLIEVHYKFDLMEETLYLTVNLIDRFLAVQQVIRKKLQLVGVTAMLLACKYEEVSVPVVEDLILISDKAYTRKEVLEMEKLMINTLQFNLSVPTAYVFMMRFLKAAQSDKKVELLSFFMTELCLVEYEMLRFPPSMLAAAAIFTAQCALSAPNELSKTCEKYSHYTQDQLLECSRLMVSFHQKAAIGKLTGVYRKYSISKYGFVAKCPPASFLLEACF; encoded by the exons ATGGTAGGATCAGACGAGAATTGCCAAGGTGTTATCATGGCTTCAAATGTTCAAG GGGCTGGAGGAGGAAAAGTGACAATGGGGCATAATAGAAGGGCTCTAAGTACAATAAATGGGAATATAGTTGAAGCTCCAGCATACCCTTGCAAAGTACACAAGAGAAATGGCATCACTGA CAAGAGCGCGAATGGTGTTAAGAATCCTCCCATTCCAATTCATCGACCGGTAACGAG TATGGGGGATTCTTGCTGCTTCAGGAAATTTGCTGCACAAATGGCTACCAAGCTGCAGCAACCAACG GTAACAAAGCAGCCAGTCCAAACAGCAACTGATAGAAATGAATCAGAAGACCGCATCATTATTGATGTAGAAGATTACAAGGCCACAAGTGACTATGATCCTGTGCCAATGTTTGTGCAACATACAGAAGCAATGATGGAGGAAATTGATAGGATG GACGCAGAGACGGAGATGGAAGATGTAGAGGAGACACTAATTGTGGACATAGACAGTGCTGATAAAAAGAACCCACTTGCAGTTGTGGAGTACATTGATGACATGCATGCTTACTACAAGAAGACCGAG AGTTCTAGCTGTGCCCCTCCAAATTACATGGAACAACAATTTGATATTAATGAGAGGATGAGAGCTATTCTCATTGACTGGCTGATTGAG GTACATTACAAGTTTGATCTGATGGAAGAGACTTTGTATTTGACCGTAAATCTTATCGATAGATTCTTGGCAGTCCAACAAGTGATTAGGAAAAAACTCCAGCTTGTTGGGGTAACAGCTATGCTTCTAGCCTGCAAGTATGAAGAAGTTTCAGTTCCTGTCGTTGAGGATCTTATTTTGATCTCTGATAAGGCTTACACCAGAAAAGAAGTGCTTGAGATG GAGAAGTTGATGATCAATACCTTACAGTTCAACCTATCAGTGCCTACAGCATATGTGTTTATGATGCGATTTCTTAAAGCTGCTCAGTCTGATAAGAAG GTGGAGCTCCTGTCTTTCTTTATGACTGAACTATGCCTCGTTGAGTATGAAATGCTTAGGTTCCCACCTTCAATGCTAGCTGCTGCGGCAATATTTACTGCCCAATGTGCTCTAAGTGCGCCTAACGAGTTGAGTAAAACTTGTGAGAAGTATAGCCACTACACTCAAGATCAGCTTTT GGAGTGCTCAAGACTGATGGTTTCTTTCCATCAGAAGGCTGCAATTGGGAAGCTTACTGGTGTATACAGAAAGTATAGCATCTCTAAATATGGATTTGTTGCAAAATGCCCAcctgcttcttttcttttagaGGCATGCTTTTAG
- the LOC107822057 gene encoding U-box domain-containing protein 15-like — protein MTKAWENEHEEAVTVEEEFGSSCQTSPQDKRELVRELISVIQTVGSYEEYRKSQREECHNLVQRLKLLLPLLEEIRDFDGQIPESGIECLMKLKKAFSSAKKLLKTCYCGSKIYLALESEAVMGRFYSVYERLSQALEGMPYDELGISDEEKEQFRRAKKRNDTQDMELAMDLLVALSSNNDRNADSASIDRLGHKLGLHTVKELKAETISVRKVVRERKGRHAQGTQKITVYTVEIDFGLRTSDRVRKISDRSETSRWVPKMVQTSFEPEGRSMSSLKSLSSSNPNRTMMQSKAIKFMIRRPTNIDSKSIQESESESSLSQDRELESRSSSQTKTIAIPLEDRILAGIMKKLIYHRLPTEYL, from the exons ATGACGAAGGCTTGGGAGAACGAGCATGAAGAAGCGGTTACAGTGGAGGAAGAATTTGGATCGAGCTGCCAAACAAGTCCTCAAGACAAAAGAGAATTGGTTCGCGAGCTTATTAGTGTGATTCAAACTGTAGGATCCTATGAAGAGTATAGGAAGTCACAGAGAGAGGAGTGTCATAACCTTGTTCAAAGACTAAAGCTTTTATTGCCCCTTTTAGAAGAGATTAGAGATTTTGATGGACAGATCCCTGAATCGGGTATCGAATGTTTGATGAAATTGAAGAAGGCATTTTCTTCTGCCAAAAAATTGTTAAAAACTTGCTATTGTGGCAGCAAAATTTACCTG GCCTTAGAAAGTGAGGCTGTTATGGGAAGATTCTATTCAGTGTATGAAAGATTAAGTCAGGCTCTGGAGGGCATGCCTTATGATGAACTTGGAATTTCAGATGAAGAGAAAGAACAG TTTAGAAGAGCTAAGAAGCGAAATGATACTCAAGACATGGAACTCGCCATGGATCTGTTGGTTGCACTGTCCAGTAATAATGACCGGAATGCAGATAGCGCTAGCATAGACAGACTAGGACACAAGCTAGGTTTACATACTGTTAAGGAACTAAAGGCAGAAACAATATCAGTACGAAAAGTGGTTAGAGAAAGAAAAGGTCGCCATGCACAAGGAACGCAAAAAATCAcagtgtatacggtcgaaatagatttcggccttcgtacgtctgatcgagttcgaaagataagcgatcgaagtgagacttcgagatgggttccgaagatggtacaaacaagcttcgaacCCGAGGGCCGATCAATGTCGAGTTTGAAATCATTATCAAgttcgaatccaaatcgaactatgatgcaaagtaaagctATCAAGTTTATGATCCGgagaccgaccaacattgacTCCAAATCAATTCAAgagtccgagtcagaatcgagcttaagccaagatcgagagctcgagtcaagatcaagCTCACAGACAAAAAccattgcaatcccactagaggacagaatcttggcaggaattatgaaaaagctgatttatcatagACTTCCCACTGAGtatctttaa
- the LOC107822058 gene encoding G2/mitotic-specific cyclin-2-like isoform X2 codes for MVGSDENCQGVIMASNVQGAGGGKVTMGHNRRALSTINGNIVEAPAYPCKVHKRNGITDKSANGVKNPPIPIHRPVTRKFAAQMATKLQQPTVTKQPVQTATDRNESEDRIIIDVEDYKATSDYDPVPMFVQHTEAMMEEIDRMDAETEMEDVEETLIVDIDSADKKNPLAVVEYIDDMHAYYKKTESSSCAPPNYMEQQFDINERMRAILIDWLIEVHYKFDLMEETLYLTVNLIDRFLAVQQVIRKKLQLVGVTAMLLACKYEEVSVPVVEDLILISDKAYTRKEVLEMEKLMINTLQFNLSVPTAYVFMMRFLKAAQSDKKVELLSFFMTELCLVEYEMLRFPPSMLAAAAIFTAQCALSAPNELSKTCEKYSHYTQDQLLECSRLMVSFHQKAAIGKLTGVYRKYSISKYGFVAKCPPASFLLEACF; via the exons ATGGTAGGATCAGACGAGAATTGCCAAGGTGTTATCATGGCTTCAAATGTTCAAG GGGCTGGAGGAGGAAAAGTGACAATGGGGCATAATAGAAGGGCTCTAAGTACAATAAATGGGAATATAGTTGAAGCTCCAGCATACCCTTGCAAAGTACACAAGAGAAATGGCATCACTGA CAAGAGCGCGAATGGTGTTAAGAATCCTCCCATTCCAATTCATCGACCGGTAACGAG GAAATTTGCTGCACAAATGGCTACCAAGCTGCAGCAACCAACG GTAACAAAGCAGCCAGTCCAAACAGCAACTGATAGAAATGAATCAGAAGACCGCATCATTATTGATGTAGAAGATTACAAGGCCACAAGTGACTATGATCCTGTGCCAATGTTTGTGCAACATACAGAAGCAATGATGGAGGAAATTGATAGGATG GACGCAGAGACGGAGATGGAAGATGTAGAGGAGACACTAATTGTGGACATAGACAGTGCTGATAAAAAGAACCCACTTGCAGTTGTGGAGTACATTGATGACATGCATGCTTACTACAAGAAGACCGAG AGTTCTAGCTGTGCCCCTCCAAATTACATGGAACAACAATTTGATATTAATGAGAGGATGAGAGCTATTCTCATTGACTGGCTGATTGAG GTACATTACAAGTTTGATCTGATGGAAGAGACTTTGTATTTGACCGTAAATCTTATCGATAGATTCTTGGCAGTCCAACAAGTGATTAGGAAAAAACTCCAGCTTGTTGGGGTAACAGCTATGCTTCTAGCCTGCAAGTATGAAGAAGTTTCAGTTCCTGTCGTTGAGGATCTTATTTTGATCTCTGATAAGGCTTACACCAGAAAAGAAGTGCTTGAGATG GAGAAGTTGATGATCAATACCTTACAGTTCAACCTATCAGTGCCTACAGCATATGTGTTTATGATGCGATTTCTTAAAGCTGCTCAGTCTGATAAGAAG GTGGAGCTCCTGTCTTTCTTTATGACTGAACTATGCCTCGTTGAGTATGAAATGCTTAGGTTCCCACCTTCAATGCTAGCTGCTGCGGCAATATTTACTGCCCAATGTGCTCTAAGTGCGCCTAACGAGTTGAGTAAAACTTGTGAGAAGTATAGCCACTACACTCAAGATCAGCTTTT GGAGTGCTCAAGACTGATGGTTTCTTTCCATCAGAAGGCTGCAATTGGGAAGCTTACTGGTGTATACAGAAAGTATAGCATCTCTAAATATGGATTTGTTGCAAAATGCCCAcctgcttcttttcttttagaGGCATGCTTTTAG